Part of the bacterium genome, TCATCAGCGCCGGCGAGATCCTCGAGGAGGGGACCCCGGAGCAGATCGCGCGCAGCGAGAAGGCGCGCCAGATCTACCTCGGCGAGCGCTTCCAGCTCGCGCAGCCGGGGGCCTAGGGCGACATGCAGCAGCCGCGCCTCGACCTGCGCCTGACCCAGCGGCTGGTCCTCACGCCGACGCTGCAGCAGGCGATCAAGCTGCTGCAGTACTCGCGCCAGGAGCTTGTCCAGTACATCCGCCAGGAGCTGCTGGAGAATCCGACGCTCGAGGAGGTGCTCGCCGAGCCGATCGGGCCGGCGCTCGAGGCCAAGACGCCGGCGGCGGCCGCGCCGGCCGAGCCCGAGGCCGCGCCCTCGCCGGACGGCGACGACGAGAGCTGGACGCGCTACCTGGAGAGCTACGCCGAGTCGTACGAGCCGCGCGGCGGCGGCGAGGAGGCGCCGG contains:
- a CDS encoding RNA polymerase sigma-54 factor, with the translated sequence MQQPRLDLRLTQRLVLTPTLQQAIKLLQYSRQELVQYIRQELLENPTLEEVLAEPIGPALEAKTPAAAAPAEPEAAPSPDGDDESWTRYLESYAESYEPRGGGEEAP